In a single window of the Roseiconus lacunae genome:
- a CDS encoding thiol-disulfide oxidoreductase DCC family protein, protein MGSAATETPATAEKSAQQSTSNREHGLPDPDDRPGADVVIYDGDCNFCLGQVKNLQRLDCCGNRLSYISLHDPRVRDRYPDLTYEQMMEQMFVIDQQGRRHGGGDAVRYLSRRLPLLWPAAPILHLPGTAKLWRWGYHQVAKRRYRIAGKRSDQTSSSQGCDGDACSVHFGD, encoded by the coding sequence ATGGGCTCCGCAGCCACCGAAACTCCCGCCACTGCCGAAAAGTCCGCCCAACAGTCCACGTCGAATCGCGAGCACGGGTTGCCCGATCCGGATGACCGGCCGGGTGCTGACGTGGTCATTTATGACGGCGATTGCAATTTCTGTCTGGGCCAAGTCAAAAATCTGCAACGGCTTGACTGCTGCGGAAATCGTCTCAGCTACATCTCGCTTCACGACCCGCGTGTCCGCGACCGCTACCCCGATTTGACCTACGAACAGATGATGGAACAAATGTTCGTGATCGACCAGCAAGGCAGACGTCACGGCGGCGGCGACGCGGTGCGTTACCTATCCCGAAGATTGCCGTTGTTGTGGCCCGCGGCCCCGATCTTACATCTGCCCGGGACGGCAAAGCTGTGGCGGTGGGGCTACCACCAAGTCGCCAAACGGCGCTACCGAATTGCCGGAAAACGGTCTGACCAGACGTCGTCTTCCCAAGGATGTGATGGAGACGCCTGCTCCGTCCACTTTGGCGATTAA